One Chryseobacterium indoltheticum DNA segment encodes these proteins:
- the dnaE gene encoding DNA polymerase III subunit alpha, translated as MYLVFDTETTGLPKNFNAPLSDSDNWPRMVQIAWQLHDDNGNLLENQDYIIKPEGYDIPFNAARIHGITTKIANEEGRDLKEVLEEFSEVLERVRVVSGHNVEFDYNIVGAEFFRKNIQDHLQEKPKADTMILGTDYCQLGGGRGGRYKSPKLEELYEKLYGHKFDEAHNAAADVNATAQVFFEMMRIGIIPAEVLKTSEDQLAYFKTLHPNPIKPFGIIIRRQVADFNNKKKQSDVGSIDDIDLGRYFNFDNKSVFSTLTATSSINDLIRKASEENFPAVGMVDLGNMMGAFKFVSAVESANSDRAKKHKEFLAKKQEAEENGAEFNETEPVSEPLIPVVGCEFYISDRYEQKQFTKDDPDRRTQVVLLAKDFNGYKNLAKLSSIGFLKGFYFGVPRISRELIAEYKEGLIALTSGINGDIPDAILNTGEQKGEELFKWWKDTFEDDFYVQIQNHKLPEEEHLNDVLLHFADKYQVKILAQNQTYYTNKDDSNIQDIVSCIKDGEKLTTPVGKGFGKRRGLATGEYYIKNSHEIKEAFLNYPDAFDAYEEFTAKFSPYTLKRDVLLPKFDIPEEFIHAEDDVDGGKRGEMAYLTHLTYEGAKKRYEATGITPEIKERLDFELEVIANTGYPGYFLIVQDFCNEARKMGVWVGPGRGSAAGSAVAYTIGITNVDPIKYDLLFERFLNPERVSMPDIDIDFDDEGRDKIIKWVVEKYGKNQVAQIITYSVLGGKSAIKDAGRVLDLPIPDTNNIAKLIPPSPGMNIAKALSKYDKLKPEEQQLVDEMKYVLNTPGDARHDVLASAKKMEGCIRNTGIHACGVIITPEDVSNLVPVTIAAKDADILVSQFDNSVAESAGLLKMDFLGLRTLTIIKDALKIVKARHNVDIDPDLIPLDDAKTYQLFKEGRTVGIFQYESPGMQKYMRELKPTVFADLIAMNALYRPGPIKYIPNFINRKHGIEEIVYDLPETEEYLKETYGITVYQEQVMLLSQKLANFTKGEADTLRKAMGKKQIEVLNKMYPKFIEGGRKNNLNEERLEKIWNDWKAFAEYAFNKSHSTCYALIAYQTAYLKANYPAEYMASVMSNNINNTESITMFMEDCKSMGVDVLGPDVNESQYKFSVNEKGQIRFGLGAIKGIGEGPSEGITRERANGRFKNIYDFFERILPSQMNKRVAESLVVAGAFDELDSFHRGQYFDIDMAGRTNLERLIRYGQSFQESKNEMEHSLFADFAEEVQIEQPKLAPCPEWPNMHKLNKEKETIGFYLSAHPLDEFKFQYQFMQGSLSKKSVLEKDQEAKVVIDEVPILEKDSVDEVADLIEIVSDELATGEEEIIEEVTKKAEPKGVFGFLNLDEVDAYKEQAFANKQEELFEEKKKDWKTLQKERENGGGGKEYTVAGLITEYVVKDGFRSGEKVAFVTLEDYSGSYSFRLGDRDYMKLKEKLEVQRFVILKIKFAQVKDGRVFVNVNEVIELQEAFEKFAKSISLVMDVMDFRPEDLSFFRNVLSENQGSQKFKFYIKNIEDDSHIEVQSMKHTVNLNGELIKNIQLLNKYDFYLN; from the coding sequence ATGTATTTAGTTTTTGACACAGAAACCACAGGTTTACCAAAAAATTTTAACGCTCCATTATCAGATTCAGACAACTGGCCAAGAATGGTTCAGATTGCCTGGCAATTGCATGATGATAATGGTAATTTGCTTGAAAATCAGGATTATATAATAAAGCCGGAAGGGTATGATATACCATTTAATGCCGCAAGAATTCACGGAATTACAACGAAGATTGCCAATGAAGAAGGTCGTGATCTCAAGGAAGTTTTAGAAGAATTTTCTGAAGTTTTAGAGCGGGTGAGAGTAGTTTCCGGACACAATGTAGAGTTCGATTATAATATTGTAGGCGCTGAATTTTTTAGAAAAAATATTCAGGATCATCTTCAGGAAAAACCAAAAGCCGATACCATGATTTTGGGTACGGATTATTGTCAACTTGGAGGCGGTCGTGGAGGTAGATATAAGTCTCCAAAACTGGAAGAATTATATGAGAAATTATACGGTCATAAATTTGATGAAGCCCATAATGCCGCAGCCGATGTAAATGCAACGGCTCAGGTTTTCTTCGAAATGATGAGAATCGGGATTATTCCTGCTGAGGTTTTAAAAACTTCGGAAGATCAGTTGGCGTACTTTAAAACGCTGCATCCGAATCCTATAAAACCTTTTGGAATTATTATCAGAAGACAGGTTGCAGATTTTAACAATAAGAAAAAGCAGTCTGATGTAGGAAGTATTGATGATATTGACTTAGGAAGATATTTCAATTTTGATAATAAAAGTGTTTTTTCAACACTGACGGCGACTTCAAGTATTAATGATTTAATAAGGAAAGCTTCCGAAGAAAATTTCCCGGCAGTCGGCATGGTCGATCTTGGAAATATGATGGGCGCTTTCAAATTTGTTTCTGCTGTGGAATCTGCTAACTCTGACCGTGCAAAAAAGCATAAAGAATTTTTAGCTAAAAAACAGGAAGCCGAAGAAAACGGAGCCGAATTTAATGAGACCGAGCCAGTTTCTGAACCTTTGATTCCAGTTGTAGGGTGTGAATTTTATATTTCAGACCGATATGAGCAAAAGCAATTTACAAAAGATGACCCCGACAGAAGAACTCAGGTGGTTTTGCTGGCAAAAGATTTTAACGGATATAAAAATTTGGCGAAACTTTCGAGTATAGGATTTTTAAAAGGGTTTTATTTCGGAGTTCCAAGAATTAGCAGAGAATTAATTGCTGAATATAAAGAAGGGTTGATTGCTTTAACTTCAGGCATCAACGGAGATATTCCTGATGCTATTTTAAATACAGGTGAGCAAAAAGGGGAAGAGCTTTTCAAATGGTGGAAAGATACCTTTGAGGATGATTTTTATGTTCAGATTCAAAACCATAAATTACCAGAAGAAGAGCATTTGAATGATGTTTTATTACATTTTGCCGATAAGTATCAGGTAAAAATATTAGCTCAGAATCAAACTTATTATACCAATAAAGATGATTCTAATATTCAGGATATTGTAAGTTGTATAAAAGATGGTGAAAAGCTGACAACGCCTGTTGGAAAAGGATTTGGGAAAAGAAGAGGTTTGGCAACAGGAGAATATTATATTAAGAATTCACATGAAATAAAAGAAGCTTTTCTAAATTATCCCGATGCATTCGATGCGTATGAAGAATTTACGGCAAAATTTAGTCCTTACACTTTAAAAAGAGATGTTCTCTTGCCTAAATTTGATATTCCCGAAGAGTTTATTCATGCTGAAGACGATGTCGATGGGGGAAAACGTGGGGAAATGGCTTATTTGACGCATTTAACTTACGAAGGTGCAAAAAAGAGATATGAAGCTACAGGAATTACTCCTGAAATAAAAGAACGTCTTGATTTTGAGTTGGAAGTTATTGCCAATACAGGGTATCCCGGTTACTTTTTGATCGTACAGGATTTCTGTAATGAAGCCCGAAAGATGGGAGTTTGGGTCGGTCCAGGTCGTGGTTCTGCGGCAGGTTCTGCAGTAGCTTATACGATCGGAATTACCAATGTTGACCCCATTAAATATGATCTCCTTTTCGAGAGATTTCTGAATCCTGAAAGGGTGTCTATGCCCGATATTGATATCGACTTTGATGATGAAGGACGTGATAAAATCATCAAATGGGTTGTTGAAAAATACGGAAAAAATCAGGTTGCGCAGATTATTACTTATTCAGTTTTAGGTGGGAAATCTGCCATCAAAGATGCGGGAAGAGTTTTAGATCTCCCAATTCCTGATACCAATAATATTGCAAAATTAATTCCGCCAAGTCCCGGGATGAATATTGCCAAAGCTTTGTCTAAATACGATAAGTTAAAGCCTGAAGAGCAGCAGCTTGTCGATGAGATGAAGTATGTTCTTAATACTCCAGGTGATGCGCGTCATGATGTTTTGGCTAGTGCAAAGAAGATGGAAGGTTGCATCAGGAATACCGGAATTCATGCTTGTGGGGTGATTATTACGCCGGAAGATGTAAGTAATCTGGTTCCGGTGACGATTGCTGCGAAAGATGCCGATATTTTAGTTTCTCAGTTTGATAACTCGGTGGCTGAAAGTGCCGGACTTTTGAAGATGGACTTTTTGGGTCTTCGAACATTGACGATCATTAAAGATGCTTTAAAAATTGTTAAAGCAAGACATAATGTAGATATCGATCCGGATTTAATTCCTTTGGATGATGCTAAGACCTATCAGTTATTTAAGGAAGGAAGAACGGTTGGGATTTTCCAATATGAAAGTCCGGGGATGCAAAAATATATGCGTGAGCTGAAACCTACAGTTTTTGCCGATTTGATTGCCATGAATGCCCTTTACAGACCGGGTCCGATTAAGTATATTCCAAACTTTATCAACAGAAAGCATGGTATTGAAGAAATTGTCTATGATTTACCCGAAACTGAAGAATACTTAAAGGAGACCTACGGGATTACCGTTTATCAGGAGCAGGTAATGCTTTTGTCTCAAAAACTGGCCAATTTTACGAAAGGTGAAGCCGATACTTTGAGAAAAGCGATGGGTAAAAAACAGATCGAGGTTCTTAATAAAATGTATCCTAAATTCATTGAAGGTGGAAGAAAAAACAATCTCAATGAAGAAAGATTAGAAAAAATATGGAATGACTGGAAAGCCTTTGCTGAATATGCTTTCAACAAGTCTCACTCTACCTGCTATGCTTTAATTGCTTATCAGACAGCCTATTTAAAGGCAAATTATCCTGCAGAATATATGGCAAGTGTGATGAGTAACAACATTAACAACACAGAATCGATTACCATGTTTATGGAAGATTGTAAAAGTATGGGTGTTGATGTTTTGGGACCTGATGTGAATGAATCTCAATATAAGTTTTCAGTAAACGAAAAAGGTCAGATTCGTTTTGGTTTGGGGGCGATCAAAGGAATTGGCGAAGGACCAAGTGAAGGAATTACCAGAGAAAGAGCAAACGGAAGATTTAAAAATATTTATGATTTCTTCGAAAGAATTTTGCCTTCTCAGATGAACAAAAGAGTGGCTGAAAGTTTAGTTGTAGCTGGTGCTTTCGACGAATTAGACTCTTTCCACCGAGGCCAATATTTTGATATTGACATGGCAGGAAGAACCAATCTGGAAAGACTGATAAGATACGGACAAAGCTTTCAGGAAAGTAAAAACGAGATGGAACATTCTCTTTTTGCAGATTTTGCTGAGGAGGTACAAATTGAACAGCCAAAATTGGCACCTTGCCCGGAATGGCCAAATATGCATAAATTAAATAAAGAAAAAGAAACGATCGGTTTCTATCTTTCTGCGCATCCGCTGGATGAGTTTAAATTTCAGTATCAATTTATGCAGGGAAGTCTATCTAAAAAATCTGTTCTGGAAAAAGATCAGGAAGCAAAAGTCGTAATAGATGAAGTACCGATTCTTGAAAAAGATTCTGTGGATGAGGTCGCTGATTTAATTGAAATTGTATCAGACGAATTAGCAACAGGTGAAGAAGAAATTATTGAAGAAGTAACAAAAAAAGCTGAACCAAAGGGCGTTTTTGGATTTTTGAACCTTGATGAGGTAGATGCTTATAAAGAACAGGCTTTTGCAAATAAGCAGGAAGAATTGTTTGAAGAAAAGAAAAAAGACTGGAAAACTTTACAAAAAGAAAGAGAAAACGGTGGTGGTGGTAAAGAATACACCGTTGCTGGATTAATTACGGAATATGTTGTAAAAGATGGTTTCAGAAGCGGTGAAAAAGTAGCATTTGTAACGTTGGAAGACTATTCCGGGTCATATTCTTTCAGATTGGGAGACCGTGATTACATGAAGCTTAAGGAAAAACTTGAAGTGCAGCGTTTTGTGATTTTAAAAATAAAATTTGCTCAGGTAAAAGACGGTAGAGTGTTCGTTAATGTAAATGAAGTGATTGAATTACAGGAAGCCTTTGAGAAATTTGCCAAAAGTATTTCGCTTGTGATGGATGTGATGGATTTCAGACCGGAAGATCTAAGTTTCTTTAGAAATGTTCTGAGTGAAAATCAGGGCAGTCAAAAGTTTAAATTTTACATTAAAAATATCGAGGATGATTCTCATATTGAAGTTCAATCGATGAAGCATACAGTGAATCTGAACGGAGAATTAATTAAAAATATTCAGCTTCTTAATAAATATGATTTTTATCTGAACTGA